In Fischerella sp. PCC 9605, the genomic window TAAATCAACCCCATCAAATCCTAAAGCTTGATATAGACGACGTGAAGAAAAAGGTGTCATATAAGCTAAAGATTTAGAACGGGGACTAATCATAATCAAGTCCCCTTTTAAAGTGGAATGGAAGCGTGTAGCGCTATCATAGAGTGCGCGCTCAAATCCCAATTGCATGAACATGAGAATGTTGGAAAAAGCAATACCCGCCATCGCAACAATCATGCGAGATTTTTCGCGCGTAAGTTGTAACCAAGCTAGACGTATTCTGGACATGATGACTAACGCTACTTAGAATGATTCGTATTAATTGCTACTTCTACTTGTAAATTGGTTAAACCTGTAACTTGCTTAGCGTCCTTTGGATTGAGACGAATTTTAACTTCAACTACTCTGCGGTCTACATCAGCAACTGGATCGGTATTAAAAGTTGCTTGTTTGCGAACTTGTAAACCAACGTGAGTAACCTTTCCATGTAATTCTGTAGGAAAGGCTTCACTAGTAATCGTGGCTTCTTGACCGATACGTACTTGACTGATATCCGTTTCATAGACCTCTGCAACTACATACATTTGGTCTGTTTGGCCCATGTCAGCAATTCCCTCGTCGCCAATAACTTCTCCTGGGAACGTATGAATTTTTAAAATTTGGCCATCCTTGGGTGCGCGTACATAAGCCGACTCCAACTCTGCTTGAGCTTTTTCCACAGCAGCGATCGCATTTTCTACCTCTGCTTGAGCAGCTTGCACATCAGTGGGGCGAACCTCAGCTATTTGATTTAAAGTTGCTTTCGCCTCCTTAATTTGCTGTTGCAAAGTTTCCTCAGTTTGATTGAGGCTAGCTTTCGCTTCATTCAACTGCTCCCTAGTAGTTTCCATTTCTAGACGCTTACTATCAAATTTGGAAGTTTCAACCGCACCTTCTTGATGGAGTATCTGAAAGCGTCCAAATTCTGTTTCA contains:
- a CDS encoding ABC exporter membrane fusion protein; translation: MEHPFLKSKKWWVILFIAIASPILGATTAITIYSLLRSQNAHENPSSVSSPTAPPITNFVSAQGRIEPQGEVIRLSASSFVETGKVDKLLVKEGDRVTSNQIIAILDRHHRLSAALKQAKQQVKVNQANLAKVKAGPKSGEINAQKALISRLEAQLVGERKTQQAKIARLEAQLSNAETEFGRFQILHQEGAVETSKFDSKRLEMETTREQLNEAKASLNQTEETLQQQIKEAKATLNQIAEVRPTDVQAAQAEVENAIAAVEKAQAELESAYVRAPKDGQILKIHTFPGEVIGDEGIADMGQTDQMYVVAEVYETDISQVRIGQEATITSEAFPTELHGKVTHVGLQVRKQATFNTDPVADVDRRVVEVKIRLNPKDAKQVTGLTNLQVEVAINTNHSK